The following coding sequences are from one Ramlibacter henchirensis window:
- the glyQ gene encoding glycine--tRNA ligase subunit alpha produces MLTFQQIILKLQSYWDAQGCALLQPYDMEVGAGTSHTATFLRALGPEPWKAAYVQPSRRPKDGRYGENPNRLQHYYQYQVVLKPAPDDILELYLGSLQALGFDLKKNDIRFVEDDWENPTLGAWGLGWEVWLNGMEVTQFTYFQQVGGIDCKPITGEITYGLERLAMYLQGVDNVYQLKWTEGLSYGDVYLQNEREQSAYNFEHSDAEFLFTAFGAHEKQARYLMEQQLALPAYEQVLKAAHTFNLLDARGAISVTERAAYIGRIRNLARSVAQSYLLSRQRLGFPMAPKAWAEAATARMVADKLVEAA; encoded by the coding sequence ATGCTCACCTTCCAGCAAATCATCCTGAAGCTGCAGTCGTACTGGGACGCCCAGGGCTGCGCGCTGCTGCAGCCGTACGACATGGAGGTGGGCGCGGGCACCTCGCACACCGCCACCTTCCTGCGCGCGCTCGGCCCCGAGCCGTGGAAAGCCGCGTACGTCCAGCCCAGCCGCCGGCCCAAGGACGGCCGCTACGGCGAGAACCCCAACCGCCTGCAGCACTACTACCAGTACCAGGTGGTGCTCAAGCCCGCGCCGGATGACATCCTCGAGCTGTACCTCGGCTCGCTCCAGGCGCTGGGCTTCGACCTGAAGAAGAACGACATCCGCTTCGTCGAGGACGACTGGGAGAACCCCACGTTGGGGGCCTGGGGCCTGGGCTGGGAGGTCTGGCTCAACGGCATGGAAGTCACGCAGTTCACGTACTTCCAGCAGGTGGGCGGCATCGATTGCAAGCCGATCACCGGCGAGATCACCTACGGGCTGGAGCGCCTGGCCATGTACCTGCAAGGCGTGGACAACGTCTACCAGCTCAAGTGGACCGAAGGCCTCTCTTACGGCGACGTGTACCTGCAGAACGAACGCGAACAGTCGGCCTACAACTTCGAGCACAGCGACGCCGAGTTCCTGTTCACCGCCTTCGGCGCCCACGAGAAGCAGGCCAGGTACCTGATGGAGCAGCAGCTCGCGCTGCCCGCCTACGAGCAGGTGCTCAAGGCGGCGCACACCTTCAACCTGCTCGACGCGCGCGGCGCCATCAGCGTCACCGAGCGCGCCGCGTACATCGGCCGCATCCGCAACCTGGCGCGCAGCGTGGCGCAGAGCTACCTGCTCAGCCGCCAGCGGCTGGGCTTCCCGATGGCGCCCAAGGCCTGGGCCGAAGCGGCCACCGCCAGGATGGTGGCCGACAAGCTGGTGGAGGCGGCGTGA
- the glyS gene encoding glycine--tRNA ligase subunit beta, translating to MANANLLVELFVEELPPKSLKKLGEAFGNALLEQLKAQGLAGAGSVLTPYASPRRLAAHITAVADRAADKAVSQKLMPASVGLDAQGQPTPALLKKLQALGADASAVASLKRAPDGKAEALFYESTAKGATLAEGLQKALAEVIARLPIPKVMTYQLADGWSDVKFVRPAHSLVALHGREVVPIEALGLKSGRSTQGHRFEAASPRVDIPDADSYAHVLQEQGAVIASFEARRAEIARQLTAAAQKAGSGARAIEDEALLDEVTALVERPNVLVCQFEREFLEVPQECLILTMKANQKYFPLLDAQGKLTHRFLVVSNIRPQDPSAVIGGNERVVRPRLADAKFFFDQDRKKPLDSRVPGLAKVVYHNKLGTQGERVERVRSIARHIGAQIGGEALSQAADTAARLAKADLLTDMVGEFPELQGIMGRYYAQHDGLPASVADAIEDHYKPRFAGDELPRGDVGLVVALADKLETLVGLFGIGQLPSGDKDPFALRRHALGVVRMLIERGLPLDLPSLVGVASTSFGALLAKPHESNEQVLQFIYERIGGYLREQGHGSAEVEAVIAVRPPWKEVKPRLEAVRAFAALPEAPALAAANKRIGNILKKAEGSVDPHVSEVLLREDAEKALYAATRELAPAAKAKFEAGDYTGSLQTLAALRAPVDAFFDDVMVNAEEADLRLNRLGLLATLHGAMNRVADLSRLAT from the coding sequence ATGGCAAACGCCAACCTGCTGGTCGAACTGTTCGTGGAGGAACTGCCGCCCAAGTCGCTGAAGAAACTGGGTGAGGCGTTCGGCAATGCGCTGCTGGAGCAGCTCAAGGCGCAGGGCCTCGCGGGCGCGGGCTCCGTGCTCACGCCGTACGCGTCGCCCCGGCGTCTCGCTGCGCACATCACGGCTGTGGCCGATCGCGCGGCCGACAAGGCCGTCTCGCAAAAGCTGATGCCCGCCAGCGTCGGCCTGGACGCGCAGGGTCAGCCCACGCCGGCGCTGCTCAAGAAACTGCAGGCACTGGGCGCGGACGCATCGGCCGTCGCTTCGCTCAAGCGCGCGCCCGACGGCAAGGCCGAGGCGTTGTTCTACGAGAGCACCGCCAAGGGCGCGACGCTCGCGGAAGGCCTGCAGAAAGCATTGGCCGAGGTCATCGCGCGGCTGCCGATTCCGAAGGTGATGACCTACCAGCTGGCGGACGGTTGGAGCGACGTGAAGTTCGTGCGCCCGGCGCATTCCCTGGTCGCGCTGCATGGCCGCGAGGTGGTCCCTATCGAAGCCCTCGGGCTCAAGTCGGGTCGCAGCACGCAGGGCCACCGCTTCGAGGCGGCGAGCCCGCGCGTCGACATTCCGGATGCCGACAGCTACGCGCACGTGCTGCAGGAACAGGGCGCGGTGATTGCCAGCTTCGAAGCCCGCCGCGCCGAGATCGCTCGCCAGCTCACCGCGGCCGCGCAGAAGGCCGGCAGCGGCGCGCGCGCGATCGAGGATGAAGCGCTGCTCGATGAAGTCACCGCGCTGGTGGAGCGGCCGAACGTGCTGGTCTGCCAGTTCGAGCGCGAGTTCCTGGAAGTGCCGCAGGAATGCCTCATCCTCACGATGAAGGCCAACCAGAAATACTTCCCGCTGCTGGATGCGCAGGGCAAGCTCACGCACCGCTTCCTGGTGGTGAGCAACATCCGGCCGCAGGACCCGAGCGCGGTGATCGGCGGCAACGAGCGCGTCGTGCGACCGCGTCTCGCGGACGCCAAGTTCTTCTTCGACCAGGACCGCAAGAAGCCGCTCGACTCCCGCGTGCCGGGTTTGGCCAAGGTGGTCTATCACAACAAGCTGGGCACGCAGGGTGAGCGCGTCGAGCGCGTGCGTTCCATCGCGCGCCACATCGGCGCGCAAATCGGCGGCGAGGCGCTTTCGCAGGCCGCTGACACCGCAGCTCGACTGGCGAAGGCCGACCTGCTGACGGACATGGTCGGCGAGTTCCCCGAGCTGCAGGGCATCATGGGCCGCTACTACGCGCAGCACGACGGGCTGCCGGCGTCCGTCGCCGACGCGATTGAAGACCACTACAAGCCGCGTTTCGCCGGAGACGAGTTGCCGCGCGGCGACGTCGGCCTGGTCGTCGCGTTGGCCGACAAGCTGGAGACGCTGGTCGGCCTGTTCGGCATCGGCCAGCTGCCCTCGGGCGACAAGGATCCGTTCGCGCTGCGCCGCCACGCGCTCGGCGTCGTGCGCATGCTGATCGAGCGCGGCCTGCCGCTGGACCTGCCTTCGCTGGTGGGCGTGGCCAGCACGAGCTTCGGCGCGCTGCTCGCCAAGCCGCATGAGAGCAACGAGCAGGTGCTGCAGTTCATCTACGAGCGCATCGGCGGCTACCTGCGCGAGCAGGGCCACGGCTCCGCGGAAGTGGAAGCGGTGATCGCGGTGCGGCCGCCCTGGAAAGAGGTCAAGCCGCGCCTGGAAGCGGTGCGCGCCTTCGCCGCGCTGCCCGAAGCCCCCGCGCTGGCCGCGGCCAACAAGCGCATCGGCAACATCCTCAAGAAGGCCGAAGGCTCGGTCGATCCGCATGTGAGCGAAGTGCTGCTGCGCGAAGACGCCGAGAAGGCGCTTTATGCCGCCACCCGCGAGCTCGCGCCCGCGGCCAAGGCCAAGTTCGAGGCCGGCGACTACACCGGCTCGCTGCAGACACTGGCCGCGCTGCGTGCGCCGGTCGATGCCTTCTTCGACGACGTCATGGTCAACGCCGAGGAGGCGGACCTGCGCCTGAACCGCCTCGGCCTGCTGGCCACGCTGCACGGGGCGATGAATAGAGTGGCGGATCTTTCGCGCCTGGCGACATGA
- the gmhB gene encoding D-glycero-beta-D-manno-heptose 1,7-bisphosphate 7-phosphatase produces MKLVILDRDGTINADSDQFVKSPLEWEPLPGALEAIARLNHAGWHVAIASNQSGLGRGLFDVASLNAMHAKMHKLLSSHGGRVDAIFYCPHTPEEGCSCRKPLPGLFEQIGERFGVELKGTPIVGDSLRDLQAAVAVGGEPHLVLTGKGAEFAGRPLPETFPANTRVHRDLAAFADYLVTRPAPRPHP; encoded by the coding sequence ATGAAACTCGTCATCCTCGACCGCGACGGCACCATCAACGCCGACAGCGACCAGTTCGTCAAGTCGCCGCTGGAGTGGGAGCCGCTGCCCGGCGCGCTGGAAGCGATCGCGCGGCTCAATCACGCCGGATGGCACGTGGCCATCGCGTCCAACCAGTCGGGCCTCGGCCGAGGCCTGTTCGACGTCGCGTCGCTCAACGCCATGCACGCCAAGATGCACAAGCTGCTGTCCTCGCACGGCGGCCGCGTCGACGCCATCTTCTACTGCCCGCACACGCCCGAGGAAGGCTGCAGCTGCCGCAAGCCGCTGCCGGGACTTTTCGAGCAGATCGGCGAGCGCTTCGGCGTCGAGCTCAAGGGCACGCCCATCGTCGGCGACAGCCTGCGCGACCTGCAGGCCGCCGTGGCCGTCGGCGGCGAGCCGCACCTGGTGCTCACCGGCAAGGGCGCCGAATTCGCCGGCCGCCCGCTGCCCGAGACCTTCCCGGCCAACACCCGCGTGCATCGAGACCTCGCCGCCTTCGCGGACTACCTGGTGACCCGGCCCGCGCCGCGTCCGCATCCCTAA
- a CDS encoding lysophospholipid acyltransferase family protein produces MAYLRSTVHALWMLVTVMPWAIVMLVASIWRRGIPLYWMAVTWLSWAVNGVRLICGVHWRVTGMENLPVGTTAPAILLVKHQSTMETFLMPVLMPHPLAFVFKRELLFVPFFGWAMARLDMIHIDRSQRAQAFNKVVEQGKRLLAQGIWIIMFPEGTRIPRGQQGTYKSGGTRLAVETGAPVIPVAVSSGKCWPRKSFIKHPGVVDVSIGRPIPSQGRRPDELMREVEAWIEGEMRRLDPQAYE; encoded by the coding sequence CTGGCCTACCTTCGCTCCACCGTCCACGCGCTGTGGATGCTGGTGACGGTGATGCCTTGGGCGATCGTCATGCTGGTCGCCTCGATCTGGCGCCGCGGCATCCCGCTGTACTGGATGGCCGTAACCTGGCTCAGTTGGGCCGTCAACGGCGTGCGCCTGATCTGCGGCGTGCACTGGCGCGTCACCGGCATGGAGAACCTGCCGGTGGGCACCACCGCGCCGGCCATCCTGCTGGTCAAGCACCAGAGCACGATGGAAACCTTCCTGATGCCGGTGCTGATGCCGCATCCGCTGGCCTTCGTGTTCAAGCGGGAGCTGCTGTTCGTGCCGTTCTTCGGCTGGGCGATGGCCCGGCTGGACATGATCCACATCGACCGCAGCCAGCGTGCCCAGGCCTTCAACAAGGTCGTCGAACAAGGCAAGCGGCTGCTGGCGCAGGGCATCTGGATCATCATGTTCCCCGAGGGCACGCGCATCCCGCGCGGCCAGCAGGGCACGTACAAGAGCGGCGGCACGCGGCTGGCGGTGGAAACCGGCGCCCCGGTGATCCCGGTGGCGGTGAGCTCCGGCAAGTGCTGGCCGCGCAAGTCCTTCATCAAGCATCCCGGCGTGGTCGACGTCTCCATCGGACGTCCGATCCCGAGCCAGGGCCGCCGCCCCGACGAACTGATGCGAGAGGTCGAAGCGTGGATCGAGGGCGAGATGCGCCGCCTCGATCCGCAGGCGTACGAGTAA
- a CDS encoding M48 family metallopeptidase: MLKLIQLTLDLFDPAPPQAAPAPTAPPPAPEPPQPLRAAAPAEPLDAVLAPATFHHPRANRQATLGHTFVAYELRRAKRRNIGFVVGPEGLTVSAPKWVPLYEVDAAVRSKSAWILSKLESARQRQDRIESARIQWKEGAVIPFLGEQVIVVLDPRRGGAAELNAGGEALPGVPRLTLHVGLPHHATAEQIRDAVQAWLMRQAKRVFTERLEHYAPKLSVQWRKLVLSNAGTRWGTAHSDGTIRLNWRLIHFRLPVIDYVVAHELSHLRVMDHSPRFWDTVATVVPDYAQLRGQLRDEALPPW; the protein is encoded by the coding sequence GTGCTGAAGCTCATCCAGCTCACGCTCGACCTCTTCGATCCCGCGCCGCCGCAGGCCGCCCCCGCACCCACCGCTCCGCCACCGGCCCCCGAGCCGCCCCAGCCGCTTCGCGCGGCGGCGCCCGCCGAGCCGCTGGACGCGGTGCTGGCGCCCGCCACCTTCCACCATCCGCGCGCGAACCGGCAGGCGACGCTGGGCCACACCTTCGTCGCCTACGAATTACGGCGCGCCAAGCGCCGCAACATCGGCTTCGTGGTCGGCCCGGAAGGCCTGACCGTCAGCGCGCCCAAGTGGGTGCCGCTGTACGAGGTCGACGCCGCGGTCCGCAGCAAATCAGCGTGGATCCTGTCGAAGCTCGAATCCGCCCGCCAGCGGCAGGACCGCATCGAGTCCGCGCGCATCCAGTGGAAGGAGGGCGCCGTCATCCCGTTCCTGGGCGAGCAGGTGATCGTGGTCCTCGATCCCCGTCGCGGCGGCGCAGCCGAATTGAACGCCGGCGGCGAGGCCCTTCCCGGGGTGCCGCGCCTGACACTGCACGTAGGGCTGCCGCACCACGCCACCGCCGAGCAGATCCGCGATGCGGTCCAGGCCTGGTTGATGCGCCAGGCCAAGCGCGTCTTCACCGAGCGCCTGGAGCACTACGCGCCGAAGCTCTCGGTGCAGTGGCGCAAGCTGGTGTTGAGCAACGCGGGCACGCGCTGGGGCACGGCGCATTCCGACGGCACGATCCGCCTGAACTGGCGGCTGATCCACTTCCGCCTGCCGGTGATCGACTACGTCGTGGCGCACGAACTGTCGCACCTGCGCGTGATGGACCACAGCCCGCGCTTCTGGGACACCGTGGCGACCGTGGTGCCCGACTACGCGCAGCTGCGCGGCCAACTGCGCGACGAAGCCTTGCCGCCCTGGTGA